Proteins from a single region of Gossypium arboreum isolate Shixiya-1 chromosome 1, ASM2569848v2, whole genome shotgun sequence:
- the LOC108483647 gene encoding rhamnogalacturonan I rhamnosyltransferase 1-like — translation MCSIEGKGKGKMRGIRMGATKGGGGGGGERVEKLKSSRTKLWMIRATTSVMLWTCIVQLTALGDTWGPHLLKGWPSCFSHQDSSVSVVEDKVPSVPARVLPPKRVYKNNGYLMVSCNGGLNQMRAAICDMVTIARYLNVTLIVPELDKTSFWSDPSEFQDIFDVDHFILSLRDEVRILKELPPRLKRRVEMGIVYSMPPISWSDISYYHNQILPLIKKYKVVHLNKTDTRLANNGQPLDIQKLRCRVNFSALRFTSQIEELGKRVVKLLRQNGPFIVLHLRYEMDMLAFSGCTQGCNTEEVEELTRMRYAYPWWKEKIINSDLKRKDGFCPLTPEETALILRALDIDNSYQIYIAAGEIYGGQRRMATLAAAYPKLVRKETLLEPSDLGFFQNHSSQMAALDYLVSLESDIFIPTYDGNMAKVVEGHRRFLGFKQTILLERRLLVDLIDQYNSGTLSWYEFSDAVKESHESRKGQPTQRLVIPDRPKEEDYFYANPEECLQPSYSRLDLSVGGL, via the exons ATGTGCAGTATTGAAGGGAAGGGGAAAGGGAAAATGAGAGGGATAAGAATGGGGGCAACGAAAGGGGGAGGAGGCGGCGGAGGGGAGAGAGTTGAGAAGTTGAAGAGCTCGAGAACGAAGCTGTGGATGATACGCGCCACCACATCGGTGATGCTTTGGACTTGCATCGTACAATTAACGGCCTTGGGGGATACTTGGGGTCCGCATCTCCTTAAAGGTTGGCCTTCCTGTTTTTCTCACCAGGATTCTTCCGTTTCCGTTGTTGAAGATAAGGTTCCCTCCGTTCCTGCCCGTGTTCTTCCTCCCAAAA GGGTATATAAGAACAATGGTTACTTGATGGTTTCTTGCAATGGAGGTCTCAATCAAATGCGAGCAGCA ATTTGTGACATGGTTACCATTGCAAGATATTTGAATGTCACACTTATAGTCCCGGAGCTGGATAAAACATCTTTCTGGTCAGATCCCAG TGAATTTCAAGATATATTTGACGTGGATCATTTCATTTTGTCATTGAGAGATGAGGTCCGTATATTGAAGGAGTTGCCTCCTAGGCTTAAGAGGAGAGTAGAAATGGGGATAGTGTATTCTATGCCACCAATTAGTTGGTCGGATATATCCTACTACCATAACCAG ATTCTTCCTCTGATAAAGAAGTATAAAGTTGTACATTTGAATAAAACTGATACTCGACTTGCCAACAATGGGCAGCCTTTAGATATTCAGAAGCTGCGATGTCGTGTAAATTTTAGTGCTTTGAGATTCACTTCCCAGATAGAGGAGTTGGGGAAACGAGTTGTTAAGCTTCTGaggcaaaatggtccttttattGTACTTCACCTTAGATATGAAATGGACATGTTAGCATTTTCTGGCTGTACCCAAGGTTGCAACACTGAGGAGGTGGAGGAGTTGACAAGAATGAG ATATGCTTATCCATGGtggaaagaaaaaataataaactcTGACTTGAAAAGGAAAGATGGTTTCTGCCCTTTGACGCCTGAGGAAACTGCCCTTATTTTGAGGGCATTGGACATAGATAACAGTTACCAAATCTATATTGCAGCCGGTGAAATATATGGCGGACAAAGGAGAATGGCTACTCTTGCTGCAGCTTATCCAAAATTG GTTAGAAAGGAGACTCTATTGGAGCCATCAGACCTTGGGTTCTTTCAAAATCATTCATCCCAGATGGCCGCGTTAGATTACCTTGTTTCATTGGAGAGTGATATTTTTATTCCTACATATGATGGAAACATGGCTAAGGTAGTTGAAGGCCACCGCAG ATTTCTGGGGTTCAAGCAGACAATTTTATTGGAGAGAAGGCTTTTGGTTGATCTGATTGACCAGTACAATAGTGGAACTCTGAGTTGGTATGAGTTCTCAGATGCTGTGAAAGAATCTCATGAAAGTCGCAAGGGGCAACCAACTCAGAGGTTGGTGATTCCTGACAGGCCTAAGGAAGAGGATTACTTCTATGCGAATCCAGAAGAATGCTTGCAGCCATCATATAGTCGATTAGATCTTTCTGTTGGGGGATTGTGA